The proteins below come from a single Streptomyces tubercidicus genomic window:
- the aceB gene encoding malate synthase A: MSAPAPSPLAIVEVDPAHTPERQGEVLTDAALTFVAELHRRFTPRRDELLARRAERRAEIARTSTLDFLPETAAVRADDSWKVAEAPAALNDRRVEITGPTDRKMTINALNSGARVWLADFEDASAPTWENVVSGQLNLIDAYERRIDFTDAASGKSYALKPAEELATVVMRPRGWHLEERHLQFEGRPVPGALVDFGLYFFHNARRLLDLGKGPYFYLPKTESYLEARLWNEIFVFAQDYVGIPQGTVRATVLIETITAAYEMEEILYELRDHASGLNAGRWDYLFSIVKNFRDGGAKFVLPDRNAVTMTAPFMRAYTELLVRTCHKRGAHAIGGMAAFIPNRRDPEANERALAKVRNDKDREAGDGFDGSWVAHPDLVPVARASFDAVLGDKPNQKDRLREDVSVSAADLIAIDSLDAKPTYQGLIDAVQVGTRYIEAWLRGLGAVAIFGLMEDAATAEISRSQIWQWVDAGVVFENGEKATADLVRTVAAEQLAAIRAEIGEDAFTSGKWQQAHDLLLRVALDADYAEFLTLPAYEMLV; this comes from the coding sequence ATGTCCGCACCAGCGCCGTCCCCGCTGGCCATCGTCGAAGTCGATCCCGCGCACACCCCGGAACGCCAGGGAGAGGTCCTCACCGACGCCGCGCTCACCTTCGTCGCCGAGCTTCACCGCCGGTTCACCCCGCGCCGCGACGAGCTGCTCGCCCGTCGCGCCGAGCGCCGCGCCGAGATCGCCCGGACCAGCACGCTGGACTTCCTCCCGGAGACCGCGGCCGTCCGCGCCGACGACAGCTGGAAGGTGGCCGAGGCCCCCGCGGCGCTCAACGACCGCCGGGTGGAGATCACCGGCCCCACCGACCGCAAGATGACCATCAACGCGCTCAACTCGGGCGCCAGGGTCTGGCTCGCCGACTTCGAGGACGCCTCGGCGCCGACCTGGGAGAACGTCGTCTCCGGGCAGCTCAACCTGATCGACGCCTACGAGCGCCGCATCGACTTCACGGACGCCGCGTCCGGCAAGTCGTACGCCCTCAAGCCCGCCGAGGAGCTCGCCACGGTCGTGATGCGGCCGCGCGGCTGGCATCTGGAAGAGCGTCATCTGCAGTTCGAGGGGCGGCCGGTGCCCGGTGCCCTGGTGGACTTCGGGCTGTACTTCTTCCACAACGCCCGGCGTCTGCTGGACCTCGGCAAGGGTCCGTACTTCTACCTGCCGAAGACCGAGTCGTATCTGGAGGCGCGTCTCTGGAACGAGATCTTCGTCTTTGCCCAGGACTATGTCGGCATCCCCCAGGGCACGGTGCGCGCCACCGTCCTGATCGAGACCATCACGGCCGCGTACGAGATGGAGGAGATCCTCTACGAGCTGCGCGACCACGCCTCGGGGCTGAACGCCGGCCGCTGGGACTACCTCTTCTCCATCGTCAAGAACTTCCGTGACGGCGGCGCCAAGTTCGTCCTCCCGGACCGCAACGCGGTCACGATGACGGCGCCGTTCATGCGCGCCTACACCGAACTCCTCGTCCGCACCTGCCACAAGCGCGGTGCACACGCCATCGGCGGTATGGCGGCCTTCATCCCCAACCGCCGCGACCCGGAGGCCAACGAGCGGGCGCTCGCCAAGGTCAGGAACGACAAGGACCGGGAGGCCGGGGACGGCTTCGACGGCTCCTGGGTCGCCCACCCCGACCTGGTCCCGGTCGCCCGCGCCTCCTTCGACGCGGTCCTCGGCGACAAACCGAACCAGAAGGACCGCCTGCGCGAGGACGTCTCGGTGTCGGCCGCCGACCTCATCGCCATCGACTCCCTCGACGCCAAGCCCACCTACCAGGGCCTGATCGACGCCGTCCAGGTCGGCACCCGCTATATCGAGGCATGGTTGCGCGGCCTCGGCGCCGTCGCCATCTTCGGCCTCATGGAGGACGCCGCGACCGCCGAGATCTCCCGCTCCCAGATCTGGCAGTGGGTCGACGCCGGGGTCGTCTTCGAGAACGGCGAGAAGGCCACCGCGGACCTGGTGCGCACGGTCGCCGCGGAGCAACTGGCCGCCATCCGCGCCGAGATCGGCGAGGACGCCTTCACCTCGGGCAAGTGGCAGCAGGCCCATGACCTGCTGCTGAGGGTCGCGCTGGACGCGGACTACGCGGAGTTCCTGACGCTGCCCGCGTACGAGATGCTGGTCTGA
- a CDS encoding MurR/RpiR family transcriptional regulator: protein MDGRPGERGEPSAAGGDGGAGQELGTTVAERLRRVQGSLSPAELKIARALMAHYPAAGLESTSGLAGRAGVSPPTVVRFVARLGFEGYRQFQQSLRDEVQARRASPLTLRPVVSESSPTSDLVEAAEEVGRGALHHTFAALPEQEFDRAAELICDPAKRIVSFGGRFSRLLAEYLDLHLRLLRPGTQVHTPAPGGDGGFRVDLGRREVCVVFDFRRYQRDTVELARYAHERGAQIVLFTDPWLSPVAEFADVVLPVRVEAPSPFDSIVAPVAVVETLVAAVHVRLGAAAEERMRAAEEASGDRTME from the coding sequence ATGGATGGTCGGCCAGGAGAGCGCGGGGAGCCGTCGGCCGCGGGCGGGGACGGGGGCGCGGGCCAGGAGTTGGGGACGACGGTGGCCGAGCGGCTGCGGCGGGTCCAGGGTTCCCTGTCGCCCGCGGAGCTCAAGATCGCTCGGGCGCTGATGGCGCACTACCCCGCGGCGGGCCTGGAGTCGACGTCCGGGCTGGCCGGACGGGCGGGGGTGAGCCCGCCGACCGTCGTCCGCTTCGTCGCCCGGCTCGGCTTCGAGGGCTACCGGCAGTTCCAGCAGTCCTTGCGGGACGAGGTGCAGGCACGCCGTGCCTCGCCGTTGACCCTGCGGCCGGTGGTCAGTGAGAGCTCACCGACCTCGGACCTGGTCGAGGCGGCGGAGGAGGTCGGCCGGGGCGCGCTGCACCACACCTTCGCCGCGCTGCCGGAGCAGGAGTTCGACCGGGCGGCCGAGCTGATCTGCGACCCGGCGAAGCGGATCGTGAGCTTCGGCGGGCGGTTCTCCCGCCTGCTGGCCGAGTACCTGGATCTGCATCTGCGACTGCTGCGGCCGGGCACCCAGGTGCACACACCGGCCCCCGGCGGGGACGGCGGCTTCCGGGTGGATCTCGGGCGGCGGGAGGTGTGTGTGGTCTTCGACTTCCGGCGCTATCAGCGCGACACGGTGGAGCTCGCCCGCTATGCGCACGAGCGCGGCGCGCAGATCGTGCTGTTCACCGACCCGTGGCTGTCTCCGGTGGCCGAGTTCGCCGATGTCGTGCTGCCCGTGCGGGTCGAGGCGCCCAGTCCGTTCGACAGCATCGTGGCGCCCGTGGCGGTGGTGGAGACGCTGGTGGCCGCGGTGCATGTGCGCCTGGGAGCGGCGGCGGAGGAGCGGATGAGGGCCGCGGAGGAGGCGTCGGGCGACCGCACCATGGAATGA
- a CDS encoding APC family permease, which yields MSNPPRTRKLRLWEALTLSVGLMGPTLAMGLNGAGVAAAVGKAVPLVFLLGLLGVGLVAYGFWRLTQHFNQAGSVYALAGATIGPRAGFFGGFALLGTYLAFLVCTLAATGVFAQAFLHAMGIGSTGPWVAVAFLAALGVTALNSRDGRTTARTLLIVEGIGILAMLVLAAVITVRAGTGSAPRHQSLDLSVFTAGGTTYGAVMTATVFAFLSWAGFEACASLGEETDDPKRNIPRALAGSVLLTGGLYVLMMFAQTIGFGTDAQGVREFGKAESALSALSGQYIGTWFALVIAFTAVASAFAAALSSSAAAARMVQALARDGFGPRALARTHPVTGAPTTALRVCGGVAAALTAVMYGTGAAAFDTYYWYATLGVLCLLVAYAVAGVGVIVFTLSGRGRIPRYELVVPVAGLGYLGFVFLQQSTGQSAPYTYFPWIAAAWCLTGGAVVLFAPALTRRIGARLTSGLVTEAGFTDTNRKVPS from the coding sequence GTGTCGAATCCTCCTCGAACACGCAAGCTGCGCTTGTGGGAAGCGCTGACCCTCTCCGTCGGTCTCATGGGGCCGACGCTCGCCATGGGCCTCAACGGGGCCGGAGTGGCAGCCGCGGTCGGCAAGGCCGTCCCCCTCGTCTTCCTGCTCGGCCTGCTCGGTGTCGGCCTGGTCGCCTACGGCTTCTGGCGGCTGACCCAGCACTTCAACCAGGCCGGATCCGTCTACGCCCTGGCCGGGGCCACGATCGGCCCCCGCGCCGGTTTCTTCGGCGGCTTCGCCCTGCTGGGCACCTATCTCGCCTTTCTCGTCTGCACCCTCGCCGCGACCGGTGTCTTCGCCCAGGCGTTCCTGCACGCGATGGGCATCGGCTCCACCGGCCCCTGGGTCGCTGTCGCGTTCCTCGCGGCCCTCGGCGTCACCGCGCTCAACTCCCGGGACGGCCGCACCACCGCCCGCACCCTGCTGATCGTGGAGGGCATCGGCATCCTCGCCATGCTGGTGCTCGCCGCCGTCATCACGGTGCGGGCCGGAACGGGATCGGCGCCCCGGCACCAGAGCCTCGATCTCTCGGTGTTCACCGCCGGCGGCACCACGTACGGCGCGGTCATGACGGCCACCGTCTTCGCCTTCCTGTCCTGGGCCGGGTTCGAGGCATGCGCGTCGCTGGGTGAGGAGACCGACGACCCCAAGCGCAACATCCCCCGCGCGCTGGCCGGCAGTGTGCTGCTGACCGGCGGCCTCTACGTCCTGATGATGTTCGCCCAGACCATCGGCTTCGGCACCGACGCCCAGGGGGTGCGCGAGTTCGGCAAGGCCGAGTCGGCGCTCTCGGCGCTCTCCGGGCAGTACATCGGCACCTGGTTCGCGCTCGTCATCGCCTTCACCGCGGTCGCCTCCGCCTTCGCCGCCGCGCTGTCCTCCTCGGCGGCGGCCGCCCGTATGGTCCAGGCGCTGGCCCGGGACGGCTTCGGGCCGCGCGCCCTTGCCCGCACCCACCCCGTCACCGGTGCCCCGACCACGGCGCTGCGGGTGTGCGGCGGCGTTGCGGCGGCACTGACCGCCGTGATGTACGGCACCGGGGCCGCCGCCTTCGACACGTACTACTGGTACGCCACCCTCGGCGTGCTGTGCCTCCTGGTCGCGTATGCGGTCGCCGGGGTCGGAGTGATCGTCTTTACGCTCTCCGGCCGGGGCCGCATCCCCCGCTACGAGCTGGTGGTGCCGGTCGCCGGGCTGGGCTATCTGGGCTTCGTCTTCCTCCAGCAGTCGACCGGACAGAGCGCGCCCTACACCTACTTCCCCTGGATCGCCGCAGCCTGGTGCCTGACCGGAGGCGCGGTCGTCCTCTTCGCGCCCGCCCTCACCCGGCGCATCGGCGCCCGGCTGACCAGTGGGCTGGTCACCGAAGCCGGCTTCACCGACACCAACCGAAAGGTGCCCTCATGA